The genome window tcttttctctcataTTCACACTCCACAGTATCTCTGGAAGAGATCTGGAGTTTGGGATTGCTCGATACCCCGGAAGAATAGACCATCATGTCCTTGCGTGTCACCCTGTGTTTAGAGTGTTCGGATGACCAGAACGGCAGTATCCGTGTAgatatacttttttattctttgcATGTCAACAATGCAATCTTACAGTAATGCAAAAACTTCCTATGTGACGGAACTCTCCTTTGAAAGGCTTGGGACGGCCTCTTCCTGTGCTGCTAACGGCAAATCTCCCCCACCATCTCATCCTTTTCTGGGAGTATTTGTATTTCTTTCTGGATCAGGGACTTCACTGTGCCTTGATGCAGTTGCTTTCATGGTCTACAGAACGCGGGCTTTGCCTTCTCTTGCCCAGACCGTATTTCTGTTAACTTCAATGACACACCGTGACTGTTCCAGTGGCGTCCACTCGCAGGGAATTCCAGCTGCATCCACCCGCTCTGTGTTTGTGCAAGTGCCTGTGTTGATTCCCTTAAAGTTCGCCCCGTGTTATTATTGATTACTGGCCATTCACCCTGGCTCTTTCCCCGGTGTTTCATTGCCATGAGAATTAACTGACCACCCTTTGCCCCgccatcttccccccaagCACCacttcttgttttctttcccacttcctcctttcgtctttcctctcttttcttcgtaATCTCGTTCATGCCTTGACTGGTTCGTCTTTCATCGGTTATCACCATCAATCTCGTTCTGTTTTCTTGACCACCCCCATCATAGAGTTCATTTGCACGATCTTTCACATCTTCAATTAACATAATGTCGGGGACGCAGCGGCTCACGCTGGCGTCGATGTGGGCGTTTGAAGATATTGGGGTAAGCAAAAGCCAGTGTTGTTATATCGTGGTGATCCGCATTAACACAATAACAGGTTGAGGAGGTTACAGATCAGATCAAGTAAAGACTCTACCCAACACACGCTTCTTCTGTGATTGAAGCTGACTGTTGTAGGAAACTCAAAAACCAGTATGACAGTGAATATCATTACCATAAGCACGACAACGTGTGTTGATATCCCACCCAGTAATACTTGATTCAGAATGCTAACAAAGTTGTTTGCCTAGGTTCTTGAGGTCAAGGGTAATCTGGAGGGCAGCACGTCTCAAATTGCAAAGGTTGTATCAAACTTCATCGATGGTCAGGAGAATAAGGATTTGCTAGACGTACGTCTCGGGGCTTTCTTGTTCTCCCACTTCAACAGAACATCTCGCTAACGAGCAGAAATTTTAGATGCCTCGGATCAATCAACTTGACGTCTCTGCCACTATGCCTGTCGACGAAGACACCGTGGCTTCCGACTCGGAcaaggacgaagaaggcggGCTTCTAGCCCTGTCAGACAGCTCTGACCAGGACTTGATACCTAACCCCGCAGCTCTTGTCACTAGGTTCTGGCTATCGTCCACTGGGGGCGTGGGTTGCTTTTCAGACAACAGGTTCCGTGACTTTCTCTCGCAGATAGCGGCTTTGACTGGGACTGAGGCTTGCGTTGTCGAAGGCCATGGCATCCGAGTGATCGGGAAGTCCGTCGAAGACGTACAGGATGCCTTGGCGAAACTCACTCGGATTGAGAAGCCCCTGGTAAGTGTCCGTCTCGCTAGAGTACATGTCATTTTCTTACTTGTGTAACAGAGCTCTATTTTGAACCCAGTAGTAGCAAATTTGAATGCTACTCCGGATAACGGCCGCATACGTTTTCGTATGCAGAGCTACGGCAGTCTGAACAGTACTGCTCGACGCCTTCTGACCGACCCAGACATGAGCATCACCTGGGAACTCGGTCAGATGTTCGTCACTGTGCCGTTACCCTTCGACGAGGAGATCCATGCATTCAGAGAGCCCAGAAATATCACTAATCCACCTCACATAACCGAGGAGCCTGGAAGAACACGTCTCTGGAATGACTTCGTCTTTCAAGGGATTGGAATAGGCGATGAATATCTTGCCTTGAGTACTGTTGATGAGCTTGCTAGAGCCAGAGCTCCGGCTACAGCTTCCAGCGACATCGCTACACATCCTTATTTAACGCCTGAGAAGGCAAAACAAGTGGACCAGTGGAATCGGTGGGTTGTGGAGGGAACTGGTGCTGAAAATTCTGTTCCTATACCCGAAGCAGATATGAGAATTGTGCCTCATCTCGAGCAGTCAGCTGTGAAATCTCCTGCTCCAATGACTAAGAGGCCACCAGGTATCAAACAGCGCAGACTCATCACCTCTGACGGGAtacagccatcatcatctcgggGGTGTGCAGAGCCGAAACTCAAGAATGCTGTGGATCAAGCTGCGGAGGCTGAAGGCGATGTCTCTAAGGGTCGTAAGAAGTGGAAGATGACCTACTCCACCGAAACTGGCATGGCAGGCCAGCATGTTACAGCAGATCCGATGGCTGAGGTGCAGGCGCCACAGGCTCAGGTAGCTCCAACCATCGATCAAACAGTGCCGGAGAACAAGCCGCGTCTTATCCAGGGTTTTGACACCACAAAATATGGTCTTAACAGAAGCGCCCCCAAGGCTATGAAAAGCGACCACCGCACCTACCCCCACACCCGACCGgggcaggagaagaagcttaaCAACCGGAAGGAGCTTGTTGATATTCTTGGGCCGGTAACAACTGACGGACCTAGTATTAAACCGACGATTTCCTTCTATCAGCCGGCCTTAGTGCCATCGAGTCTGTCTTGTAGTCGAATTGCGGTCTCCCCAACCCCGGCCTCAGAAGAAGTGGTCGGGCACAACAAGGGCAATGGTCTTGATCTTGCCGGTTTAGTTTTTGAGGCATCTGGGGCCCCGTTAGAGCTTAGCAGCACGGAATCCATGCAAGAAGCGACTTCTCTAAGCAATGACAGAGAAACTTCCCCAAGCCACGACAGAACTCCCTCTCATAGCAATGAAAGGGCGACTTCCTCCGGCAGAACCAGAGACGCTTCACTCAGCGGTGATATGGTGGCACCACTCAGTAACGCAAGGGCTACTTCACACAGCAGTGAGATGGTGTTTGAGCAGACAAACAGACTAGCTTCGTTGACCATGGTCTACAATGAAAGCAACGAAGGCGAATCACTGATCGTGGAGCAGGCTTACAAGGATGCACCAACTCTACGCCAGGCACAGGGGAATTTAGCTCATGACAAAGTCACGGAAATTGAGAGATCCCACGGGGCAGCGAAACACCTCGATGATGAGGTCGTGACGAGAGCCTTCCGCCGTACTATGACACAGAAAGCACCTAATTCAAGTAACAAAGACAAGGTTACTAGCAAGGCCGAGGCTAAAGccaagaaacagaagacCCTTGAAGATGCTTGGGGAATACTTCCAAGGCCCGCCAAGAAGCCGTCAGTCGATGTTTCAGGGAGCCAACATGGCTCTGGACCGATCAAGGAGAGAATAGCAACACCGGCGAGCcacgaacaagaagaacagcaAATCCAGGAGGGCGGGAATATTGACGAAGACATCAAGAAATTGTATGAGGCCTTGAAGCCCACTCTAGAGGCAGCTGAAACATTCCCAGGAGCAATCACTTTGGAGGTGCAAATCGGGCTGATCTTAGTACCGTCACTCCCAAAGCCATGCTGCGAGCAAGTGATGCTCTTCAGCGATTGggagaagatcttcaagcCACGGACGGGTCTGGCCGCACCGACGACGAAATTCATAAATAGATTGACGACCTCTGGTGCAGACATTGACCATCTTGTTGACCTGAGGACGTCCAAGGCGCAAGGAAAACGCCGGCTGTTCGAACAAGAGTATGACGAATACAATGTATCTTATGAGTTCCATTGCCGAACGAAGCCTGGTCAACCTCTTGTTCTTGTCATTGATGAACAGGGTGGTCATACTTTGAGGAAGCCGGTTTCATCACTTGGGGGCGTTAACTTGCATATCCCACTACAAATCTGGGATGCGAATTTTAGTGTCAACTGCGTCACCGATTGTGGACCGGAATTTGCATCAGCAGCTCAACATATGATTGACCATCTTTGGATACCCGCAGACAAACCACTTCTGCGCATTTTCACCCGCCTTCCAGCTGGGAATACGATCTCTATTGAGAAGGTATACATGAAGCGTTGGACTCGGCATAAGTTCATTCGCTCAGATGTGGCTCCCTCAAATGAAGTCACTGGAGATCTATATCTGCAGGTACTAGAGACTCAGGATCTGATTGTCGGGACCAGTGCCGCTGAAGGAACAGCCGTGCGCGCCCGTGCGGTGGCACCTCAAGAGATGATCAGACGGGGAAGGCTTTGGTATGAGGCTTCGCTCGTCAGTCCAGCTATTGAATCTCTCTTAAAGAGCAATGTCGACCTTGAGGTTGGTGAGCGTGCAGAAGACTGGTGTAGCGTCGACTTATTCGGGAGGGATGCATCGCTTATAACCCCAGATGCGCCACTTAGTCCAGTCGCCATGGCCATTGGGACCGGGGGGCTCGGGGATCTCCTGCGTCTCACTAGCTTGGTAGTTGAGAAGGCAGATGGTGTTGGCTACTTCAACCAGAGGGCCAACGTCTCAACCAAGGCATCAGTCCACTCCGGCGCGCTTCAGATTGTACCCGTTTCAAAGGGCCTCGAGTTTGATGACATAGAGAGCGTTAAAGACCTAGGTAGCGCCTGCCCACAGAGAGAAACGTTCGAAGGGCTGGAGCGGGAATTTTGGTGAGGTCGGGGTGCAGTGCGGAGGAAGTATCAATGAGATCAAATTGAAATTTAGTCAATATGACCAGGTTTTCTTTTGTGATTGCTACAAtttctgttcttctttgTAGTTACAGCACTTCTGATTTTTGGTACGTAAACGTCTGCGTAGGTCGAGACCCTACCGACATGCAGCTATTTTCGAGAACGTCACTTTCACATCAGTGTTATGCACAGTATCCAATTGTCTATACATTCCATCTAATTCTCTGCCTTTATTGCCACCACACGTTTTACATTCAGGAGCAGCCAGCATGCAGCACGTACCCCGTACCAAGAATGCAGCCAAAACTCGAATCCAA of Aspergillus luchuensis IFO 4308 DNA, chromosome 7, nearly complete sequence contains these proteins:
- a CDS encoding uncharacterized protein (COG:S;~EggNog:ENOG410PTJC), whose protein sequence is MSGTQRLTLASMWAFEDIGVEEVTDQIKKLKNQYDSEYHYHKHDNVLEVKGNLEGSTSQIAKVVSNFIDGQENKDLLDMPRINQLDVSATMPVDEDTVASDSDKDEEGGLLALSDSSDQDLIPNPAALVTRFWLSSTGGVGCFSDNRFRDFLSQIAALTGTEACVVEGHGIRVIGKSVEDVQDALAKLTRIEKPLSSILNPVVANLNATPDNGRIRFRMQSYGSLNSTARRLLTDPDMSITWELGQMFVTVPLPFDEEIHAFREPRNITNPPHITEEPGRTRLWNDFVFQGIGIGDEYLALSTVDELARARAPATASSDIATHPYLTPEKAKQVDQWNRWVVEGTGAENSVPIPEADMRIVPHLEQSAVKSPAPMTKRPPGIKQRRLITSDGIQPSSSRGCAEPKLKNAVDQAAEAEGDVSKGRKKWKMTYSTETGMAGQHVTADPMAEVQAPQAQVAPTIDQTVPENKPRLIQGFDTTKYGLNRSAPKAMKSDHRTYPHTRPGQEKKLNNRKELVDILGPVTTDGPSIKPTISFYQPALVPSSLSCSRIAVSPTPASEEVVGHNKGNGLDLAGLVFEASGAPLELSSTESMQEATSLSNDRETSPSHDRTPSHSNERATSSGRTRDASLSGDMVAPLSNARATSHSSEMVFEQTNRLASLTMVYNESNEGESLIVEQAYKDAPTLRQAQGNLAHDKVTEIERSHGAAKHLDDEVVTRAFRRTMTQKAPNSSNKDKVTSKAEAKAKKQKTLEDAWGILPRPAKKPSVDVSGSQHGSGPIKERIATPASHEQEEQQIQEGGNIDEDIKKLYEALKPTLEAAETFPGAITLEVQIGLILVPSLPKPCCEQVMLFSDWEKIFKPRTGLAAPTTKFINRLTTSGADIDHLVDLRTSKAQGKRRLFEQEYDEYNVSYEFHCRTKPGQPLVLVIDEQGGHTLRKPVSSLGGVNLHIPLQIWDANFSVNCVTDCGPEFASAAQHMIDHLWIPADKPLLRIFTRLPAGNTISIEKVYMKRWTRHKFIRSDVAPSNEVTGDLYLQVLETQDLIVGTSAAEGTAVRARAVAPQEMIRRGRLWYEASLVSPAIESLLKSNVDLEVGERAEDWCSVDLFGRDASLITPDAPLSPVAMAIGTGGLGDLLRLTSLVVEKADGVGYFNQRANVSTKASVHSGALQIVPVSKGLEFDDIESVKDLGSACPQRETFEGLEREFW